In a single window of the Anabas testudineus chromosome 17, fAnaTes1.2, whole genome shotgun sequence genome:
- the itga6b gene encoding integrin alpha-6b: MEDRITCGLWLLAFLSGCGRLCAFNLDTDNVLRKSGDPGSLFGFSLAMHRQLLPQEKRMLLVGAPKAKALPGQKSKVTGGLYSCDMSTTSTACDRVIFDNDEDLRKESKENQWMGVTVQSQGPGGKIVTCAHRYQRRDNVNTPIESRDVIGRCYVLSQDLKIHPESGEDGGEWHFCASRPRGHEMFGSCQQGLSATFDRDYHYLIFGAPGTYNWRGVVRLEQKNNTFLEMDIFDDGPFETGDESEMNQNLVPAPANSYLGFSLDSGKSLTKKGQLTVVAGAPRANHSGAVVLLKTGPSSSKILLEEYILEGEGLASSFGYDLAVLDLNGDSWQDIVVGAPQYFEKDGEIGGAVYVYINNAGNWNQVKRTRIDGPKDSMFGLAVENLGDINQDGYHDFAVGSPYENDGTGNVYIYHGSATGLSSTKAAQVLHGKSSQVKLFGYSLAGNMDLDKNSYPDLVVGSLSDSVFLFKARPVINIQKEIKFSPNEIDLSKKNCGSSFCLSVEACFTYTANPKSYNPRLTVEYSLKADDDYKKNGFIPRVTFTEPSASNNPYESKGTISLNSQGAKQCVTRKIEVQDNIRDKLHGIPIDVSVSIPNANRKRRQSSASQPLPVLDSNRPMITRSVVNFLKLGCGTDNLCQSNLKMEYRFGRRTTDTDTFTPLELDNGVPVISLSDQKDIALEVKVTNEQGDDAYEASLIASFPPSLAYSAYRASLGSAVSCIANKDGTKADCELGNPFKRGSTTTFYIIMGTSGISLNTTELEIDLQLKTTSDQPNIAPVKAKVTVAIVLQLSVSGQAQPSQAYFTGEVKGEAAMMTESDIGSAITHQFRIINLGSRLTDFGTAFLKIEWPKETEQGKWLLYLMKISSTGVDNIACTPKNEINSLKMKPSNTRTRRAAKNTQNSDEGTLSRLIETKKSTTLSCDNGAKCKTITCPLQGLGSNAIITLHSRLWSGTFIEDYSKLHHVEVIVKASLHLEGSSRVTHLENAETQVRLTVFPERQHSASYGGVPWWIIVLSILLGLLLLGLLAFLLWKCGLFGKKSKADPSEKETLTANA, encoded by the exons ATGGAGGACAGGATCACCTGTGGACTGTGGCTGCTCGCTTTCCTCTCGGGATGCGGGCGACTGTGCGCTTTCAACCTGGACACCGACAACGTCCTGAGGAAGAGCGGGGACCCAGGCAGCCTCTTCGGCTTCTCTCTCGCCATGCACCGGCAGCTGCTCCCGCAGGAGAAGAGAAT gctgCTGGTTGGTGCTCCAAAAGCAAAAGCCTTGCCAGGTCAAAAATCTAAAGTTACAGGAGGACTCTACAGCTGTGACATGAGCACCACCTCAACAGCTTGTGacagagttatctttgataATGACG AGGATTTAaggaaagaaagcaaagagaaCCAGTGGATGGGAGTGACAGTCCAAAGTCAGGGGCCAGGTGGCAAGATTGTG ACCTGTGCTCATCGCTACCAACGCCGCGACAATGTGAACACACCCATTGAGTCCCGCGATGTTATTGGCCGCTGCTACGTGCTGAGTCAGGACTTAAAGATACATCCAGAATCGGGTGAAGATGGAGGTGAGTGGCACTTTTGTGCCAGCCGGCCCCGAGGCCATGAGATGTTCGGCTCCTGCCAGCAGGGTCTGTCTGCCACATTCGACAGGGACTACCACTACCTCATCTTTGGGGCTCCTGGAACATATAACTGGAGAG GCGTCGTACGCTTggaacaaaagaacaacaccTTCCTAGAAATGGACATCTTTGACGATGGTCCCTTTGAGACGGGAGATGAGAGCGAAATGAATCAGAACTTGGTCCCTGCCCCTGCCAACAGCTACCTGG GCTTCTCTCTGGACTCAGGGAAGAGTTTGACCAAGAAGGGTCAACTGACGGTTGTTGCAGGAGCTCCCAGGGCGAATCACAGCGGGGCGGTCGTGCTGCTGAAGACGGGCCCATCCTCGAGCAAGATCCTGCTTGAAGAGTACATCCTGGAAGGGGAGGGTCTCGCCTCATCTTTCGGCTATGATCTGGCTGTGCTGGATCTCAATGGGGACAG TTGGCAGGACATCGTGGTGGGAGCACCTCAATACTTCGAGAAGGATGGAGAAATTGGAGGAGCTGTGTACGTCTACATCAACAATGCAGGAAACTGGAACCAAGTTAAACGCACCAGAATAGATGGCCCTAAGGACTCCATGTTTGGTCTTGCTGTAGAAAACCTGGGGGACATAAACCAGGATGGTTACCATG ATTTTGCAGTGGGATCTCCTTATGAAAATGATGGCACAGGCAATGTTTACATCTACCATGGATCAGCCACAGGACTCAGCTCTACAAAAGCTGCACAG GTTCTGCATGGAAAGTCTTCACAAGTGAAGCTGTTCGGCTACTCTTTGGCAGGCAACATGGATCTGGATAAGAACTCCTACCCTGACCTGGTTGTTGGTTCCCTCTCCGACTCTGTCTTTTTGTTCAA AGCCCGTCCAGTTATTAATATCCAGAAGGAAATCAAGTTCTCACCGAATGAAATTGACCTCAGCAAGAAGAACTGTGGCAGCAGCTTCTG CTTGAGTGTTGAGGCATGCTTCACCTACACTGCCAACCCCAAGAGCTACAATCCCAGACTGA CGGTGGAGTACTCCCTAAAGGCAGACGATGACTACAAAAAGAATGGGTTTATTCCCAGGGTGACCTTCACAGAGCCCTCCGCCTCAAACAACCCCTATGAATCCAAAGGCACCATCAGTTTGAACAGTCAGGGAGCAAAACAGTGTGTCACACGTAAAATTGAAGTACAG GACAACATTCGAGACAAGCTTCATGGGATCCCCATCGATGTGTCTGTGTCCATTCCCAATGCCAATCGTAAACGCAGGCAGAGCTCAGCTTCTCAACCGCTGCCTGTCCTGGACAGCAACCGGCCAATGATTACTCGATCAGTG GTGAATTTCCTGAAGCTGGGTTGTGGCACTGACAATTTGTGCCAGAGCAACTTAAAGATGGAATATCGCTTTGGCCGCAGGACGACTGACACAGACACGTTCACTCCATTAGAATT AGACAATGGTGTGCCAGTGATCTCACTCAGTGACCAGAAGGATATTGCCTTGGAGGTCAAAGTGACCAATGAACAAGGAGATGATGCATATGAAGCCTCATTGATCGCCTCCTTCCCACCCTCCCTCGCCTACTCTGCTTACCGTGCTTCACTTGGA TCGGCAGTAAGCTGTATAGCCAACAAAGATGGCACTAAGGCAGACTGTGAGCTTGGAAACCCCTTCAAACGTGGCTCAACG ACGACCTTCTACATTATTATGGGCACATCAGGCATCTCTCTCAACACTACTGAACTGGAGATTGATCTTCAGCTAAAAAC GACAAGCGACCAGCCAAACATAGCTCCTGTCAAAGCGAAGGTAACGGTGGCCATCGTGTTGCAGCTGTCTGTATCAGG ACAAGCACAGCCATCTCAGGCTTACTTTACCggagaggtcaaaggtgaggCAGCCATGATGACTGAAAGTGACATAGGCAGTGCCATCACACATCAATTCAGA ATAATCAACCTGGGAAGTCGCTTGACAGACTTTGGCACTGCTTTCCTGAAGATCGAGTGGCCAAAGGAGACAGAGCAGGGCAAGTGGCTGCTCTACCTGATGAAGATCAGCTCCACGGGAGTGGATAACATAGCTTGCACGCCTAAAAATGAGATCAACAGTCTTAAAATG AAACCATCTAACACCAGGACAAGAAGAGCAGCGAAAAACACCCAGAATAGCGACGAGGGCACTTTGTCACGTTTAATTGAGACTAAGAAATCAACAACTTTG TCCTGTGACAATGGAGCCAAATGTAAGACCATAACGTGCCCCCTGCAGGGCTTGGGCAGTAATGCAATCATCACGCTCCACTCTCGCCTGTGGAGCGGCACCTTCATAGAG GATTATTCCAAGTTACATCATGTAGAGGTGATAGTGAAGGCCTCTCTGCACCTAGAAGGTTCAAGCAGGGTCACACACCTGGAAAATGCTGAGACACAG GTGAGACTGACAGTGTTCCCAGAGAGGCAGCATTCAGCTTCATATGGAGGAGTGCCTTGGTGGATCATCGTGCTGTCCATCCTGCTGGGGTTGCTGTTGTTGGGTCTACTGGCTTTCCTCCTCTGGAAG TGTGGACTCTTTGGGAAAAAGAGTAAAGCGGACCCGTCAGAAAAAGAGACACTGACAGCAAATgcataa